GGGGGGCAGTAGTGCGTCGAGTTGGCTGTCCAGCGACTGGAGGCGCAGCAGCGGTGTCATGGCCTATCTCCTGGTGAAAGGGGACCATGCTGCACCGCGTTGGCCGGGCGGCTGCGTTAACCCATTACCTCAACGCCGCCAGAAGCCGCGCAGGGCCAAGTACGCTGGCAGGCCCAGGCCGACCCAGGACAAGCCGTCCCACGCGCCGTCGCCCAGCAGTGCAGCGAACAGGCCTAGGGCACCGAGCAGGGCGATAAGTGCCGGCCAGGCGAAAATCTTAGTGGTCGATCGCGACGCGTGGCTCATGCCTTGGCCTCCCGTGGTTTACGCTGCTTGCCCCACCACAGGTACAGGCCGCTGCCGAGCACGATGAGGGTCAGCACGTCGAGCACCGCCCAGAGGATCTGCATGGGGCGCCCGCCGTAGTCACCGAAGTGCAGCGGCTGCGACAGGCCCATGGCGTCCATGTACCAGGGCCGTTCGCCGACGGCGGTTACTTGCAGGGTCTGCGCATCGATCAGCACCGGGGTGAGCAGGTGCGAGGTCAGGTGCGTAGCGCCTTTCATGAACACGGCGTAGTGGTGCTCGCTGGAAAAGCGCGTGCCGGGGAAGGCGATGAAATCCGGGCGCATGCCGGGCGCCGCGTGCTCAGCGATGGCCAACAGGCGACTGGCCGGGGCGCGTTCGGTGAGCGGCGGGGCATCACGGTAGGGGGCGACCATGGCGGCCAGGCTGTCGTTGCGCCAGGCGGCGATGACCAGGTCGGAGAGTGCGCTGATCACACCGGTGACGCCAACCGTCAGCGCCCAGGCCAGGGTCACCACGCCGATCAGGTTGTGCAGGTCGAGCCAACGCAAGCGGCGGGACTTGTCGTGGCGCACCGTGGCGAAATCCAGGCGGCGCATGAACGGCGCGTAGAGCACGGTGCCAGAAACGATCGCCACGACGAACAGCACGCCCATGAACGCCAGCAGCAACTTGCCAGGCAGGCCGGCGAACAGGTCCACGTGCAGGCGCAGCATGACCATCATGAACCCGCCGTTCGCAGCCGGCATGGCGACGGCTTCGCCGGTGCGGGCATCGAGCATGAAGGTGTGCGACGCATTGGGTTCGGTGCCGGCGGTCGCGGCTGTGATTGCCACCACGCCGTTGCGCTCGTCCTCGTCGTAGCCGAAGTACTGCATCACCTCCCCTGGGCGGTGTTGCTCGGCCTTGAGCACCAACTGTTGCAGGTCGAGGTGCGGGGTGCCGGCGGGCATTTCGCGCAGTTGCGGTGCATCGCCGAGCAGGTGTTCCAGCTCGTGGTGGAAAATCAGCGGCAGGCCGGTGAGGGCCAGCACCATCAGGAACAGGGTGCAGACCAGGCTGCTCCAGGTGTGGATGAAGGACCAGCGGCGGATGGTTGAGCTTTTCATTTCATTTTGTTTCTCGACGTCCAGAAAGACCAAAGCCGCCCCCTGAAGGACGGCTTGGCCGGCGCGCGTGGGTTGTCAGGTCATCACCATTTGTAGGTGGCGCTGGCAACGACGCTGCGCTCATCGCCGTAGTAGCAGTAGTAACTGTCACAGGTGGAGAGGTAGTCCTTGTTGAACACGTTGGTCGCGTTGACCGCCACCGACGCGCCTTTGAGGCTGTTGTTCAGGCGGCCGAGGTCGTAGTGCACCGAGGCATCGAACACGGTGTAGGCATTGGCCTTGCCCAGGTAGGTGTTGGCCTGGTCGCCATAGGTGTTGCCCGTGTAGCGCGCGCCACCGCCGATGCCGAAACCGTCAAGCACGCCGCTGTGCCAGGTGTAGTCGGCCCACAGCGAGGCTTGCTGGTTGGGCATCAGTTGCAGGCGGTTGCCTTTGTAGTCGCCCTTTTGCACTTCGGACTTGGCCAAGGTGTAGGCAGCAGTCAGCTTGAGGTTTTCGCTGACGTCGGATACCGCTTCCAGCTCCAGGCCGCGCACTTTCACTTCGCCAGTCTGGCTGGTGACGCTCACGTTGCCGATGGTGTTGGTGACCGAGACGTTTTTCTGGGTCAGGTCATACACGGCTGCCGACAGCAACGTGTTGGAACCTGGCGGTTGGTATTTGATACCCAGCTCCCATTGCTTGCCTTCGGTCGGTTTGAACGACTCCGTGGCAGACACGGCGGCATTGCTGACCGGCTGGAACGACTCCGCATACGACAGATACGGTACAAAGCCCGAGTCGAACACATAGCTGATCGCCGCGTTGCCGCTGAATTGCTTGTCACGTTGGGTGTTGGTGGCATCGCCCTGGTTGAGGTACTTGGTGCCGGTGTGCACCCAGTCTTCCCGGCCACCCAGGGTCAGGCGCCAGTTGTTCAGTGCCATCTGGTCCTGGACATACAGGCCCGTCTGACGGGTTTTCTGGTTGTAGTCATAGAACGCCGTGGAGCGATCCGGGCGGGTGATCGGCAGCCCGTAAACCGGGTTGTTGACGTTGCTGTTCGGTACGTTGAAGCCGTAGATCGATAGGTAGTTGGTGTTGACGCGCTGGTGGTCCAGGCCGATCAGCAGGGTGTGGGTAATGTCCCCGCTGGCGAAGTCAGCCTGGAAGTTGTTGTCCACGGCGAATTGGCTGATGTCTTCGTCGACGTTGGTGGACATGCGGCTGACAGTCCCATCGTCTTGTACTGGCCCACCGCCCTCGTAGTAGCTGCCGGGGGTGATGGTCTGGAACGCCAGGTCCGACTTGGTGTAGCGCAGGTTTTGGCGGAACTGCCAGACATCGTTGATGCGATGCTCGAAGGCATAGCCCAGCGCGTAGTAGGTGCGGTCGTAGAACTCGTAGTCCGGATCGCCCAGGTTTTTGTGGTGGGAGATCTTGCCGAACGGCATGTCGATCTTGGTGCCCTGGATCGGCCGAAACTGGCTGGTGGCGCCGGTATCGTCGCGGGTGAACTGGGTCAGCAAGGTCAGCGAGGTGTCGTCGTCGATGTTCCAGGTCAGGCTCGGGGCGATGTTGTAGCGCTTGTCGTCGATATGGTCGATCTGGGTGCCGCCATCGCGGATCACGCCACTGACGCTGTACAGGAACTGACCTTGGTCGTCGATTTTGCCGGTGCTGGCGAAGTTGATCTGGCGGTGGTTGTCGCTGCCGTACTGCAGTTCGATTTCGTGGGTGCTTTCAGCTTGTGGGCGACGGCTGACCATGTCCAGCAGGCCGCCCGGTGGGGTTTGCCCATAGATCGAGGAAGCCGGGCCGCGCAGCAGTGCGAGGCGGTCGAGGTTCCAGGTTTCAGCTTTCGGGTTGGCGTACACGCCACGGGGCAGCGGCAGGCCATCGAGGAACTGGGTCGGCTCGAAGCCACGCACGCGCATCCAGTCATAGCGTGTGTCGCTGCCGAAGCTGGCAGACACGATGCCGGGCATGTAGCGCACGGCATCATCCAGGCTGTGCACGCCGCGGTCGGCCATTTGCTGGCGTGTGGCAACAGAGATGGAGCGGGGGACTTCGACCAGCGCGGTATCGGTCTTGGTGCCGGCGGCGGTGCGCTGGGCGAGGTAGCCCTCTACCGGGCCCCAGGCGCTTTCGCTGACGCTGTCGGCGTTCACGGTGGTTTCCGGCAGTGCCAGGGTGCCGTCCGGGACGGCCACCAGGCTGTAGCTGCCAACGCTGCTCTGCTGCAGCTGCAACCCAGTGCCGCGCAGGGCGGCCTGCAAGGCGCCGATGCCGTCGTACTGGCCGTTGACCGGGGCCGAGGTGCGGCCGCTGACCAGGGCCGGGTCGATGGCCAGGGCGATGCCTGATTGGCTGGCGATCTGGTTGAGGGTGCTGGCCAAGGGCGCGCTAGGCAGGTCGTAGGCGCGCTGGGCGGATTGCTCGGCGGCGAACAGGGCAGGGCTGGCCAGCGGCGCGGCCAGGCCAATGGCCAGGGCCATCAGGCTGGGGCGCAGGATACGATCGACAGTACGGGACATGCAGCGGCTCCAAGACGGATAAGTGCTAACTGCTTCCTTGCCGAGCGAGATTTCAAAAGTGACAGGGCTTGTCGAAAAAAAAGTAAAAAGACTTCAAGAACCGGCGATGCCCGTTCAAACGCCATCCGCTGTAGAAGCAGCCTTGTGCTGCGAAGAGGCCAGTGAAAGCAGCGAAGATCCACTGTGTTGTCGCGGGCCTCTTCGCAGCGCAAGGCTGCTCCTACAGTGCATTCGCGCCAGAACAACAGATCACTATTTGGCCTTGACGGTCACCCACCACGGCGTATGCCGCTCGATCTGCACCGGCAGTGCCGGCTCCAGCGACGCCAGGGCTAGGTCGGTGTCGGTCAGCGGGAAGCTGCCGGTGACACGCAGGTCGGCAACTTCGTCAGCCACCCCGAGATGGCCGCTGCGGTAATGCCCAAGCGCGGCCAGCAAGTCAGCCAAGCGCACGTTGTCCACCACCAGCATGCCGCGGGTCCAGGCATCGGCGCCGACGGCGACTGTGCCGACCTGGCCAAGCCCGTTGGCATCCATGAGCACCTGCTGGCCTTCGCGCAACACCTGCTCGTCGCCACTGTTCAGCGGCATGGCCGCGACCGAGGCCTGCAGCACTTCCAGGCGTGTGCCCTGTGCCTCACGGCGTACCAGGAAGCGTGTGCCCAGCGGGCGCAGGCGACCGTCGTCGGTGCGTACCAGCAACGGGCGTGGGTCTTGGTGGCCAGTCTCGACCGAGATTTCGCCCTGGTGCAGCACGATCACCCGTTGCTCGCCTTGGTAGTCGATATCCACCGCGGTATGGGTGTTCAGGCTCAGCAGGGTGCCGTCTTCCAGGCGCAGGGTGCGCAGCTCGCCGGTGGCGGTGCGTTGGTCGGCCAGCCAATAGTTCGGTGACAGCGAGGGGGCGCCGACCCAGGCCAGCAGTGAGCCCAGCAGCAACATCCCGGCCAGGCCGCTGCCAACCTTGCCGATGCGCCGCCGCAGCCCGGCCCGCGACTGCAGCAGTGCCTGGCGCGCAGGCCCGGCAGCGGCGCTCACGCGCTGGTCGAGGCTGCCCAGTTGGCGCCAGGCGCGGGCATGCTCTTCGCTGGCGGCGTGCCAGCGCATGAACGCGTTGCGCTCATCAGGCGTGCCGCTGCCTTCATCCAGGCTCAGCTTCCAGGCGATGGCCGCTTCCAGGACGCGGGACGATACCGGTGAGCCGTTCACGTCGGCTCCCCGTACAAGGCCACATAGCACTGGCGCAGGCCTTGGGCGATGTACTGGCGTACCCGCGATACCGAAACGCCAAGGCGCTCGGCGATTTCGGCATGGCCCATGCCGTCCAGGCGGTTGTACAGGAAGGCCGCCCGCGCTTTGCTCGACAGTTTGCCCAGCAGACGGTCGATGGCTTTGAGGTCTTCGAGAATCAGGTGCTGGGTTTCCGGGGAGGGGTGTTCGGCTTCGGGCAGCAGGGCGAGTTCGGCCAGGTAGGCCTGCTCCAGCGCGGTGCGGCGGAAATGGTCGAACATCAGCCCTTTGGCCACGGCGGCCAGAAAGGCGCGTGGCTCGCGGGGCGTTTCCAGCCGATCACGGCCGAGCAGGCGCACGAAGGTGTCCTGGCTCAGGTCTTCGGCACGCTGACGGCAGGCCATGCTGCGTTGCAGCCAGGCGAGCAGCCAACTGCGATGGTCGCGGTAAAGCGCACCGACCAGCTCGGCGTGTGGGCTGTGTGCAGAAGACAAGCAGCGTCCCCCCGGAACGAATGCATTAACTAACGATAATTATTCGCGATTGTTGCAGAGGCAGGGGGCGGGGCGCAATGGACGCTTATCGGATTGCCACTATGGTGCTGTGTTTCCTATGCCGGCCCCTTCGCGGGCAAGCCCGCTCCCACAGGATCTCACTGGCTTCAAGGGCAGCGCATTCCCTGTGGGAGCGGGCTTGCCCCGCGAAAGGGCCAGTGGGGCCATCATAAAATTCACAGGCCGTGACTATGCACCTTACGCCGACGCCACCCCCGCAACCGCTGCTCCAGCTGCAACGGGCTGTCCAACTGCTGGCGGCGGGCCTGGCTGAACAGGATCAAAGCCAGCTCAGCAGTCACCTGGGCATCGGCACTGGCATGGTGGCGCTCTTCCACCTGCAGGCCAAAACGCGCAACCCAGTCATCCAGCCCGGCTTCGCGCAGCACCGTGTCGGGGTTGAGCATCGGCGCCAGTTCGGCAACATCGAGAAACGGCAACTGCAGGCGATAGCCCAGGCTTTCTTTCAGCGCACGCGCGAGCATGCGCTGGTCGAAGGGCGCATGGAACGCCAGCACTGGGCTATCGCCAATGAAGTCGAGCAGGTCGAGCAAGGCCTCGACCGGGTCGCAGCCGGCCGCCAGGGCACTGGGCCCCAGCCCGTGGATCAACACGCTGGCGTTGGTCTTTTGGGTCGGGCGGTACAGGGTGCGTTCAAACTGCTGGGCAAAGTCGATGGCGCCGTCTTCGATGGCCACGGCGCCAATCGACAACACCTGGTCACGGTTTGGGTTGAGGCCGCTGGTTTCCAGGTCCAGCACCACCCAGCGCTGTTCACGCAACGTGCACACCCCCAGCGCCGACGGCTTGGGCAACTGCGCCAGGCGCTGGCGCGAGGCGTCGTCCAGGTCGGGCATGCTGGGGCGTAGCCAGGCGAACAGGCTCATAGCTGGTACCGCAAGGCCAGGCTGCTTTGCAGGCGCTGCGCCTGGCGCAGCGACTCCCGCAGAATGCGCCGGTCCAGGTGGTTGAGGCTGTCTGGGTCGACGCGGTTGGAGTAGGGCAGGTTATCGCGGGTCTGGCGCTGGTGCTGCTGCATGCGGGTTTGCTGGATGAAGTGGTAAGCCTCTTCATACGCTGCGCCGTCGAGTGGCTCGATGACGCCTTTCGTCACCAGTTGGCGCAAGCGCTCGAGGGTGTTGCAGGCACCGATGCCATTGGCCAGGGCCAGCAACCGCGCGCCATCGACGAAGGGCGTCAGGCCCTGCACCTTGAGGTCGAGGGTGGCGGCCTTGTCATTGCCTTGGCGGGTCAGCACGAATTCACGCAGGCGGCCCACGGGTGGGCGCTGGCGCAGGGCGTTGTCGGCCATCATGCGCTGGAAGAGGCGGTTGTCGGCCACCTGCGCCAGCAGGCTTTGGCGCAGTTGTTCGCAGCCTTGCTCGTCGCCCCAGACCACACGCAGGTCGAAATAGATGCTCGAAGCCAGCAGGTTTTCCGGGCTGGCCTCGCGGACGAAGCCGGCAAAGCGCTGTGCCCATTCGCTGCGTGACAGGCACAGCTCGGGGTTGCCGGCCATGACATTGCCCTTGCACAGGGTAAAACCGCACTGGGCCAGGCATTGGTTGATGTACTGCGCCAGTGGCAGTAGGCGGGCGCGGACCGCGTCGGCTTCGGCGCTGTCGCGGGCTTCGAACAGGATGCCGTTGTCCTGGTCGGTGTGCAGGGTCTGCTCGCGCCGCCCTTCGCTGCCGAAACACAGCCAGCTGAAGGGCACGCCTGGGTCGCCGCGCTCGGCCAGGGCCAGTTCGATGACCCGGCAGACGGTGTGGTCGTTCAGCAGCGTGATGATCTGGGTGATCTGCGTCGACGAGGCGCCGTGGGCGAGCATGCGCTCGACCAGTTGGCTGATTTCACCGCGCAGGGAAACCAGGGTTTCCAGGCGTGGTGCATGACGAATGGTACGCGCCAGGTGCACCAGGTCGACCCGTTGCAGGGAGAACAGGTCACGTTCGGAGACCACCCCGCACAGGCGCTGGTTGTCCACCAGGCAAACATGGGCGATGTGCCGCTCGGTCATGGCCATGGCGGCGTCGAAGGCGCTGGCCTGCGGGCTGAGGTAGAACGGTTTGGCGGTCATGTGCTGCTCGATCGGCGCACCCAGGTGGGCATCCGCGGCGGCTACCACCTGGCGCAGGTCGCGCAGGGTGAAGATGCCGATCGGGTAGCGTGCGGGGTCGACCACGACAATGCTGCCGACCTGCTGCTCGTGCATCAACCGCACGGCGTCGCGCAGCGGCATGTCGGGGCTGCAGACCACCGGGTGACGCATGGCCAGTTCGCCCAAGGGGGTATTCAACGAGTACTGGGTGCCGAGGGTTTCCACGGCACGTTGGCGCACTTGCTGGTTGACCTGGTCGAGCAGGCTGCTGACCCCGCGCAGGGCGAAGTCGCGAAAGGCTTCTGACAAGGAGAACACGCGGATGAACGCGGCCTTGTTCAGTTGCAGGCAGAAGGTGTCCTCACCGGCCAGGTGCTCGGTGCGGGTGGCACGCTCGCCCAGCAGCGCGGCCAGGGGGAAGCACTCGCCGCTGGTGATCTCGAAGGTGGTTTCCACCCCGGGTTTGACCAGGTGCTGGCGCTCGCCCACGACGCGCCCCTGCTTGACGATGTAGAAGTGTTCGACCGGGCCATCGGCGGGTTTGACGATGCTTTCGCCGCTGGCATAGAAGCGCAGCTGGCACTGCTCGACCAGATACGCCAGGTGGCCGTGCTCCATCTGGTTGAACGGGGGGAAGCGCTGCAGAAACTGCAACGTGCCTTGTATGTTCTGTAGCACAGCCGTCCTGCCCGCCTGGCTGTAGGCGTCCTTTTTACTCATGAAGCTGACCGTATCGCTACGCCGAACTATATATATCTATATATAGGTGCCGGCCTTGTTGTTCTCGGTCCCCATGGTCGGCTGGCTGCGCTGTGGTGCCCATTGGACGTAAGTCTATGAGCGGCGTGTGATCAATATCGCAAGATGCGGTCTTACCGTGAGCACGACTTTTTGACGAGATGACCATGGTTGAGCATGACGACCTCCTGAGTGACGCCGAACGCGAGGCACTGGCCGTGGTAAGTGCGCCTGTTGCGCCCCGACCGGTGGTGCTGGTGGTCGATGACAATGCCGTGAACAGGAAGGCGCTGAGCTACTATCTGAAAAGCAGAGGCATCGATTGCATGACGGCCGACGGTGCTCTGGAAGCGCTGTGGAAGCTGCACTGGGAACCCAGAATTGCCCTGATGATTACTGATCTGCGCATGGAACCCAAGGATGGAATGGCGTTGATCCGGCAGATTCGTGAGTCGAGGTGGGCGGCGTTGTCGATCATCGTGGTGTCG
The Pseudomonas kermanshahensis genome window above contains:
- a CDS encoding RNA polymerase sigma factor, which gives rise to MSSAHSPHAELVGALYRDHRSWLLAWLQRSMACRQRAEDLSQDTFVRLLGRDRLETPREPRAFLAAVAKGLMFDHFRRTALEQAYLAELALLPEAEHPSPETQHLILEDLKAIDRLLGKLSSKARAAFLYNRLDGMGHAEIAERLGVSVSRVRQYIAQGLRQCYVALYGEPT
- a CDS encoding DUF294 nucleotidyltransferase-like domain-containing protein — protein: MSKKDAYSQAGRTAVLQNIQGTLQFLQRFPPFNQMEHGHLAYLVEQCQLRFYASGESIVKPADGPVEHFYIVKQGRVVGERQHLVKPGVETTFEITSGECFPLAALLGERATRTEHLAGEDTFCLQLNKAAFIRVFSLSEAFRDFALRGVSSLLDQVNQQVRQRAVETLGTQYSLNTPLGELAMRHPVVCSPDMPLRDAVRLMHEQQVGSIVVVDPARYPIGIFTLRDLRQVVAAADAHLGAPIEQHMTAKPFYLSPQASAFDAAMAMTERHIAHVCLVDNQRLCGVVSERDLFSLQRVDLVHLARTIRHAPRLETLVSLRGEISQLVERMLAHGASSTQITQIITLLNDHTVCRVIELALAERGDPGVPFSWLCFGSEGRREQTLHTDQDNGILFEARDSAEADAVRARLLPLAQYINQCLAQCGFTLCKGNVMAGNPELCLSRSEWAQRFAGFVREASPENLLASSIYFDLRVVWGDEQGCEQLRQSLLAQVADNRLFQRMMADNALRQRPPVGRLREFVLTRQGNDKAATLDLKVQGLTPFVDGARLLALANGIGACNTLERLRQLVTKGVIEPLDGAAYEEAYHFIQQTRMQQHQRQTRDNLPYSNRVDPDSLNHLDRRILRESLRQAQRLQSSLALRYQL
- a CDS encoding PepSY-associated TM helix domain-containing protein; amino-acid sequence: MKSSTIRRWSFIHTWSSLVCTLFLMVLALTGLPLIFHHELEHLLGDAPQLREMPAGTPHLDLQQLVLKAEQHRPGEVMQYFGYDEDERNGVVAITAATAGTEPNASHTFMLDARTGEAVAMPAANGGFMMVMLRLHVDLFAGLPGKLLLAFMGVLFVVAIVSGTVLYAPFMRRLDFATVRHDKSRRLRWLDLHNLIGVVTLAWALTVGVTGVISALSDLVIAAWRNDSLAAMVAPYRDAPPLTERAPASRLLAIAEHAAPGMRPDFIAFPGTRFSSEHHYAVFMKGATHLTSHLLTPVLIDAQTLQVTAVGERPWYMDAMGLSQPLHFGDYGGRPMQILWAVLDVLTLIVLGSGLYLWWGKQRKPREAKA
- a CDS encoding PolC-type DNA polymerase III, producing MSLFAWLRPSMPDLDDASRQRLAQLPKPSALGVCTLREQRWVVLDLETSGLNPNRDQVLSIGAVAIEDGAIDFAQQFERTLYRPTQKTNASVLIHGLGPSALAAGCDPVEALLDLLDFIGDSPVLAFHAPFDQRMLARALKESLGYRLQLPFLDVAELAPMLNPDTVLREAGLDDWVARFGLQVEERHHASADAQVTAELALILFSQARRQQLDSPLQLEQRLRGWRRRKVHSHGL
- a CDS encoding FecR domain-containing protein; its protein translation is MNGSPVSSRVLEAAIAWKLSLDEGSGTPDERNAFMRWHAASEEHARAWRQLGSLDQRVSAAAGPARQALLQSRAGLRRRIGKVGSGLAGMLLLGSLLAWVGAPSLSPNYWLADQRTATGELRTLRLEDGTLLSLNTHTAVDIDYQGEQRVIVLHQGEISVETGHQDPRPLLVRTDDGRLRPLGTRFLVRREAQGTRLEVLQASVAAMPLNSGDEQVLREGQQVLMDANGLGQVGTVAVGADAWTRGMLVVDNVRLADLLAALGHYRSGHLGVADEVADLRVTGSFPLTDTDLALASLEPALPVQIERHTPWWVTVKAK
- a CDS encoding response regulator codes for the protein MTMVEHDDLLSDAEREALAVVSAPVAPRPVVLVVDDNAVNRKALSYYLKSRGIDCMTADGALEALWKLHWEPRIALMITDLRMEPKDGMALIRQIRESRWAALSIIVVSGDTDVKEAVDVMHLGVVDFLLKPVDLEKLLRLVKQELGLK
- a CDS encoding TonB-dependent siderophore receptor; the encoded protein is MSRTVDRILRPSLMALAIGLAAPLASPALFAAEQSAQRAYDLPSAPLASTLNQIASQSGIALAIDPALVSGRTSAPVNGQYDGIGALQAALRGTGLQLQQSSVGSYSLVAVPDGTLALPETTVNADSVSESAWGPVEGYLAQRTAAGTKTDTALVEVPRSISVATRQQMADRGVHSLDDAVRYMPGIVSASFGSDTRYDWMRVRGFEPTQFLDGLPLPRGVYANPKAETWNLDRLALLRGPASSIYGQTPPGGLLDMVSRRPQAESTHEIELQYGSDNHRQINFASTGKIDDQGQFLYSVSGVIRDGGTQIDHIDDKRYNIAPSLTWNIDDDTSLTLLTQFTRDDTGATSQFRPIQGTKIDMPFGKISHHKNLGDPDYEFYDRTYYALGYAFEHRINDVWQFRQNLRYTKSDLAFQTITPGSYYEGGGPVQDDGTVSRMSTNVDEDISQFAVDNNFQADFASGDITHTLLIGLDHQRVNTNYLSIYGFNVPNSNVNNPVYGLPITRPDRSTAFYDYNQKTRQTGLYVQDQMALNNWRLTLGGREDWVHTGTKYLNQGDATNTQRDKQFSGNAAISYVFDSGFVPYLSYAESFQPVSNAAVSATESFKPTEGKQWELGIKYQPPGSNTLLSAAVYDLTQKNVSVTNTIGNVSVTSQTGEVKVRGLELEAVSDVSENLKLTAAYTLAKSEVQKGDYKGNRLQLMPNQQASLWADYTWHSGVLDGFGIGGGARYTGNTYGDQANTYLGKANAYTVFDASVHYDLGRLNNSLKGASVAVNATNVFNKDYLSTCDSYYCYYGDERSVVASATYKW